From Nymphalis io chromosome 12, ilAglIoxx1.1, whole genome shotgun sequence, a single genomic window includes:
- the LOC126772529 gene encoding HIG1 domain family member 2A, mitochondrial — protein sequence MANDEPSDLDWIQLRREMGPAYQGETTAEKFARKFYENPFVPIGCLATAGALSYGLWCFRTGRSQLSQKMMRVRIVAQGLTITALVVGVVMTAGKTLK from the exons ATGGCAAATGACGAACCTTCAGATTTAGATTGGATCCAATTGCGCCGTGAAATGGGTCCTGCATATCAAGGTGAAACTACCGCAGAAAAATTCGCacgaaaattttatgaaaacccATTTGTGCCTATAG GATGCCTTGCAACGGCTGGAGCTCTATCATATGGTTTATGGTGTTTCCGAACTGGAAGAAGTCAATTATCACAGAAAATGATGCGGGTCAGAATTGTTGCACAAGGTTTGACAATAACAGCTTTAGTTGTTGGGGTTGTTATGACTGCAgggaaaactttaaaataa